The stretch of DNA GACGTTAGTGAAAAAATGACTGATAAAAATCAAGCAATTCTCAGCGATTCCAAAACTGCCAGATGGACAGCTTTGGCGATAGTATCGCTTACAATGTTTGCAGGATATTTTATTGCGGATGTAATGTCTCCGCTTCAGGATAAATTAGCTGAAGTATTATCATGGGAAGCGTCTGATTTTGGACTTTTTAACGGTGCTTATGCCTGGTTCAATGTATTTCTTTTCTTTTTAATTTTCGGAGGATTTATTTTAGATAAAAAAGGTGTTCGTTTTACCGGAATAATGTCTATTTTTATTATGATTTTGGGAACGGGGATGATATACTGGGCAATTAACACACGCTGTTTAGATGGGCAATCATGGCATATTTTACTTTGGACTTTCCGTGCACAAGTGTGGCTCGCTTCTGTCGGTTATGCTGTATTTGGTGTTGGTATTGAAATAGCAGGAATAACAACTTCTAAAATTGTAGTAAAATGGTTTAAAGGACGCTCATTAGCTTTTGCTATGGGTATGCAATTGTCAGTTGCACGTTTGGGAACATCACTTGCCATGTCTGCCCCTCTATTGATAATTAGTTATACGGGAAAAATCACTTCTCCTCTTTTTTACAGTTTAGTAATGCTTGGCTTTGGTTTAATAGCTTTTATTATTTTTTCATTAATGGATAAAAGATTGGATGATTCTATTGCTGCTGATAATGTAGGAAAGAATATGGAACCTGAAGAAGAATTTCATATCAAGGATTTTCTTATTGTTATTAAAAACAAAGCTTGGTGGTATATTTCAATTTTATGTGTTTTGTTTTATTCTGCTGTTTTCCCTTTTTTAAAATTTTCAACGAACCTTCTTACCAATAAATTTGGCGTTGATGCAAATTATGCCGGTGCAATATCAGGATTATTACCTTTCGGTTGCATATTATTAACCCCAATTTTCGGAGGCATATATGACAGGAAAGGCAAAGGGGCAACTATTATGATTATTGGTGCATTTATTATTTTCTTCGCACATTTATTATTTGCTCTTCCATTTATCACTAATTGGTATTTTGCTGTTATTTTGGTTATAATGATAGGTATAAGTTTTTCACTTGTCCCTTGTGCTATGTGGCCTTCTGTTTCAAAAATAATTCCCGATAAACAATTGGGTTCTGCTTATGCCGGCATTTTTTGGTTGCAAAATCTGGTGGCTTTATTTCTTCTGCCAACAGCTATGGGATTTATTTTAGAAAAATATTGCATAACAGCTTATAATGGCAAAGTTCCCATTTATGATTATTCGCTTCCAATGCTCATTTTTATGAGTTTGGGTGTTTTGGCTGTTGTTTTTGCGTTTCTGTTAAAAGCAGAAGACAAGAAAAAAGGATACGGTCTCGAATTACCTAATGCTAAGAATTAAATTCATGATAGTGGGTGGCATAGCAAAAAACTTCAATGGGTTTTTATGATAAAATTTTATATTATCTTTGCTTTGCAAAAAAGTTTTGAAATGAAAACAGAACTCATTAATTTTTTATTTACAAATAGTATCTAATTTAGTTACTTCTGTAAAAATATTTTTTACCACAATTATAAAGTTAAAAAAATGTTGATATTCTAAATTCCAATATATAAGGGATTCCAAAAAATAATTTAATTTTGTATAACCTTTATAAACAATTTTTCGTAGAATAGGTTAGTATTATACTAATTTTGCATTCTCAGTTGTTTTTATTACATTTGAAAAATAATGAAGTTTAAACGTAATTTTATAGTAAAACTTTAAATACCTATGAAAAAATATATATTAATAACCCTAAAAGTAATTTTATCATATCTGGTAATTTTATTTGCTCAAACGACTTTTGCCCAAAATAATGTTGGCATAGGAACTACAACTCCAGATCCGTCTGCAGTTTTACATTTAGATGCAATTGATAAAGGATTTCTGGTTCCAAGAATGACTACAGCACAGAGGTTAGCAATGATACCATTACCTCCGGCAAATGCATTACTCGTATACGATACAGAAGTGCCTTGTTTCTTTTATTGGGACGCAACTGCCATTCCAGCCGATAAATGGATTTCACTTTGTACTTTACCTGGTGTTACAGGACCAACAGGACCTCAAGGAGCTACCGGTGATACGGGTACAGCAGGACCAGCAGGACCCACGGGGCCTCAGGGAGTATCAGGAGTTCAGGGGATACAAGGAATCCCTGGTGATACAGGGCCTACAGGTATTCAGGGAACACAGGGTATTCAGGGAATAACTGGAGGACAGGGACTTCAGGGAGTTGCAGGTGATACGGGACCTACAGGTATTCAAGGAACACAAGGTATTCAAGGAAATACAGGACCTCAAGGACCAAGTGGTGATAAATTTGCAACAAGTGATGGAGTTACATGCTATACAGGTCCGCTTGCTATAAGTCCACCTGATTATACTTACATAGTTGGAACAGGTTTGGCTTATACTGTCGGTGAAAGTGTTGTTATAGCTTTTGATGCCACTAATTTCATGATAGGAAATGTAGTTTCTTATAATCCGGCAACCGGTGCATTAACGGTTACTGTTACAAGTATTACTGGATTAGCAGGAGTTACAGGATACTGTACTTGGCAGGTAAATCTTAACGGTGCTGCCGGTGGACAAGGACCTCAAGGACCTCAGGGACTTCAGGGTATTCAGGGACCTCAAGGTAATACCGGACCTCAGGGTAATGCTGGACCTACAGGACCACAAGGACCTAGTGGAGTACAAGGACCTCAGGGTGATATTGGTGTTACCGGACCTCAAGGAAATCAAGGACCAACAGGAGCACAAGGACCTATGGGAGCACAAGGGCCTATAGGAGCACAAGGACCCACAGGAGCTCAAGGTGACGCAGGACCAACCGGACCAACAGGAGTTAAAGGCGACACGGGAACAACCGGACCGACAGGTTCAATTGGAAACACAGGACCCGCAGGACCAACAGGACCAACAGGAGTTAAAGGCGACACGGGAACAACCGGACCAACAGGTTCAATTGGAAACACAGGTCCCGCAGGACCAACCGGACCAACAGGAGTTAAAGGCGACACGGGAACAACCGGACCGACAGGTTCAATTGGAAACACAGGTCCCGCAGGACCAACTGGACCAACAGGAGTTAAAGGCGATACCGGAACAACCGGACCAACAGGTTCTATAGGAAACACAGGTACCGAAGGACCAACCGGACCAACCGGAGTTAAAGGCGACACAGGAACAACTGGACCGACGGGCGTTACCGGAGCAACAGGACTAGGTATTACAAGTATCGGAACTCAGCCAGATGGAACTATCTTTGTTGTACAACCTCAATCTCCTTTTTATATTGCTAATAATGATACATCTATGAGGGTATGGAGAATATCCGGCAACGCTGACACTGATCCGTCTAAGCATTTTATCGGAACAACGAATGCAAAAGACTGGGTTATAAGAACCAGTAACGCTGAAAGAATTCGGGTACTTGCAGGCGGAAATGTTGGAATAGGAGTGGTTGTTCCAAATGAAAAACTTGAAGTAGGAGGAAAAATAAGAGCAAATACTGTATTTAATGTAAATGGAACTGATGGTGTAACAAATGTTGCAGCAGGAACACCAACAGACGTCCAAGTAACTGGTGGTATTATCACATCTATAACAAAAGTAGCTGGTTACTCAGGAACAATTGATGTTATGGATGGTGATGCAATACATACACATCATTTTACATTTACCAACGGAGTTTTGACAGGATATAGCATAACCCCATAATTCAAAACAATAAATAAAAAAAAGGTTGTTCTTGCACGAAGAACAACCTTTTTTATTAAAATTTAATGAAAGGGTGCTTTGAAATTAATTTTTCTTTTTGAATTTTGATTTTCTCAATAAAATTTTGATAGGATTTAGTATTATTATTAAAAGGTTTGTGCTTTAAATCTTTATTTATTTTTTCTATTTCTGAAATTATTTTTATTGTTTCCTCGTCAAAATACATTTGCGAAAATTTTTCGAAAACATAATTCACAGCAGTATTATTAGGATGAAGCATATCATCGGCATAAAATCTATAGTCCCGCAAATCATCCATTAGTATTTCATACGATGGAAAATATTTTGTGTTTTTAAATAAATCAAGCAATTTATTTATCGCTAATATTAATGTCGCCTTGCTAACCTGATTTCCGAATGCTCCGTCTTTCCAATGACGTACAGGGCTTATCGTAAAAATAATTTTTAATTTAGGATTAAATTTCAGTAAGGAAGTTATTAATATTTTATATTCTCCAACAATTTCCTCAACACTTAAAATTTTCTTATCAAAATTATTTTCAGGCAGTTTATGGCAATTGGCAACTGTTTTGCCGGTTGTTCTTAATTTGTAAATCCATGCTGTTCCGAAAGTGATAAAAAGAAATTCTGAACTTTTTAAAAACTCTGACGAATATTCAATTCTTTCATTAATGTTATTCAAACATTCATCAATATTGGAATTGGAAAACCTACCATGATGAAAAAAGCTAAACCATTGCTCATTGTAAGATTGCAAATTTTCCTTTTTAAAGATGCTTTTATCTATTAAAATTTCGAGGCAATTTTTTATTGAAGTAGGATTATAAACTATTCCAAAAGGATTTATATCAATCGGAAATTTTAATTCCTCAAGTTTTTCCCCGATACTTTCGGTAAAACAAGAACCGATAAACATAGATTTTGTGTGATACGAAAGTTCAAATTTTGATTTCGGAACATCTATAATAGTACGAAATTCTGACATAAAAGTTTCCGGTTTATAGTTTTCAGTTCTCAGTTAATAATTTTCAATTCCACAAATTCACCACTTTAAAAATTCACAATTTATTTTTTTAAATCCTAAATCTTAAATCCTTAATCCTAAATCAAAACAAACTCTCTATTATTTCATCATCAACTAAATTTGGTAAAGTAACTTTTAATTTTTCTTCTGTTTGCATTGCCCGTTTTATTGCAAACATTGCCTCATTGTTTCTTGCCCAGCTTCGGCGGGCTATTCCGTTGTTCACATCCCAATAGAGCATTATTTTTAGTTTTCTTTCAGCATCGTCGGTACCATCTAAAACCATTCCGAAACCACCGTTAATAACTTCACCCCAGCCAACACCGCCGCCATTGTGAATTGAAACCCATGTTGCGCCTCTAAATGAATCACCGATTACATTTTGAATTGCCATGTCGGCAGTAAATTTTGAACCGTCGTAAATATTTGATGTCTCTCGATATGGTGAATCTGTGCCTGAAACATCGTGATGGTCTCTTCCAATAACAATTGGTGCCGAAATTTTTCCATTTCTTATTGCTTCGTTAAAAGCACTTGCAATTTTAATTCTTCCTTCGCAATCGGCATATAAAATGCGGGCTTGCGAACCAACAACAAGTTTATTTTTTTCTGCCGCTTTTATCCAATGTATGTTATCAGCCAATTGCTGTTGAATTTCTTTTGGAGCAGTTTTTTTTATTTCTTCAAGAATATCTGTTGCAATTTTATCTGTAGTTCTTAAATCTTCCGGTTTTGAAGAAGTGCAAACCCAGCGGAAAGGACCAAATCCATAATCGAAACACATTGGTCCCATTATGTCCTGAACATACGAAGGATATTTGAAATCGCCATTAGGTTTAAAAATATCGGCTCCTGCTTTTCCTGCTTCAAGCAAAAATGCATTTCCATAATCAAAAAAATACATTCCTTTTTTTGTAAGTTCGTTTATTGCCGCGACTTGTCGCTTCAATGAAGTATAAACTTCCTGTTTGAATTTTTCGGGATTTTTCGAGAGCATTTCTTTTGCCTCTTCAAAACCAAGAGTAACCGGATAATAGCCACCGGCAAAAGGATTATGAAGTGATGTCTGGTCGGAACCCAATTCAATTTTTATATTTTCTTTTGCGAATTTTTCCCATAAGTCAACAATATTGCCAAGATATCCAAGCGATACAGCCTCTTTATCAGTTCTTGCTTTTTCAATTCTCTGAATTAATTGAGCAAGATTGTCGTAAACTTCATCAACCCAACCTTGCGAATGACGAGTTTTTAAAGCTTTCGGATTTACTTCGGCAATAACTCCGATTGCTCCTGCAATAACAGCAGCTTTTGGCTGAGCACCCGACATTCCGCCAAGGCCGGAACTCACAAAAACTTTTCCTGCAAGAGTTCCATCTCCGCCTTTAATTCTTCTCCCTGCATTAAGTACTGTAATTGTTGTGCCATGAACAATTCCCTGCGGACCTATATACATAAACGAACCTGCTGTCATCTGTCCGTATTGTGAAACACCAAGTGCATTAAACTTTTCCCAGTCATCGGGTTTTGAATAATTCGGAATTACCATTCCGTTTGTAACAATAACTCTTGGTGCTTCTTTATGTGATGGAAACAAACCAAGCGGATGTCCCGAATATAAAACCAATGTCTGCTCATCAGTCATTTCGGCAAGATATTTCATAGTAAGTAAATACTGAGCCCAGTTCTGAAATACAGCACCATTGCCCCCATAAGTGATTAATTCGTGAGGATGTTGAGCAACTGCATTGTCAAGGTTGTTGCTAAGCATCAGCATTATTGCTGCTGTGTGCTTTGATTTATGCGGAAACTCATCAATACTTCTTGCATGAATTTTATAATCAGGGCGAAAACGATACATATAAATTCTGCCATATTCCAGTAATTCTTTTGCAAATTCATCAGCAAGAATTTTGTGATGTTTTTGAGCAAAATATCTCAACGCATTTCTGAGAGCAAGTTTTTTTTCTTCTTTTGAAAGAATATCTTTTCTTTTCGGAGCATGATTTATTTCTGTATCATATTTGTGCGGTTCCGGCAATTCATCGGGAATACCTTTGAGAATTGCATTTTTAAAATCATCAGAATTCATTTTATTTTTAATTTTATGAAGCATAAAAATACGAAAGATTTGATTATTAATAAATGATATTCAAAATAATTAGATTCTACATACGTTTAAATCCTAATTCCTAAATCCTTAATTCTAAATTATCCCTATTTTCATACTAAACTCACGAAATATTTTTAGATTTGTAATAAATTATATTAATCATTTTTATGTCTTTTAAGAATCTAAAACAATTTATTGACATACTTGAATCAGAAAATGAATTAGCGAGAGTTAAAGCTTTTGTTAATCCCGAACTTGAAATTGCTGAAATTGCTGATAGAGTTGTGAAATCAAATGGAAAAGCTTTGTTATTTGAAAATACCGGAACTGATTTCCCTGTTTTAATTAATGCTTTCGGTACTGAAAAAAGAATGACAATGGCTCTTGGGGTTGATAAACTTGATGATGTCGGCGTTGAAATGAACAGGATTTTTAAAAATTTTGCGGGTTCGAAAAATACATTTTTCAATAAAATAAAATCCATACCCGAACTTATAAATATTGCAAGCTGGCTCCCTAAAGTAAAATCAGGCAGAGGCGAATGTCAGGAAATAATAAATAAAAATCCCAATTTAACAAAATTGCCAATTTTGAAATGCTGGAAACATGATGGCGGAAGATTTATAACCTTGCCGATTGTTCACACAAAAGACCCACTCACAGGAACAAGAAATACCGGCATGTACAGAATGCAGGTTTTTGAAAAGGACTTAACAGCAATGCATTGGCATTTGCACAAAGGTTCTGCTCATCATTTTGATGAATACAAAAAACTAAAACACAGAATGCCTGTTGCTGTTGCTCTCGGAGGTTCTCCCGTTTACACTTATGTTGCAACTTCTCCTCTTCCCGATAATTTTGACGAATATATTTTTGCGGGCTTTCTGCAAAAGAAAAAAGTTGAACTTGTAAAATGTATTACTCAGGATATTGAAGTGCCTGCCGATGTTGATTTTGTCATTGAGGGATATATTGACCCATCG from Bacteroidales bacterium encodes:
- a CDS encoding MFS transporter → MTDKNQAILSDSKTARWTALAIVSLTMFAGYFIADVMSPLQDKLAEVLSWEASDFGLFNGAYAWFNVFLFFLIFGGFILDKKGVRFTGIMSIFIMILGTGMIYWAINTRCLDGQSWHILLWTFRAQVWLASVGYAVFGVGIEIAGITTSKIVVKWFKGRSLAFAMGMQLSVARLGTSLAMSAPLLIISYTGKITSPLFYSLVMLGFGLIAFIIFSLMDKRLDDSIAADNVGKNMEPEEEFHIKDFLIVIKNKAWWYISILCVLFYSAVFPFLKFSTNLLTNKFGVDANYAGAISGLLPFGCILLTPIFGGIYDRKGKGATIMIIGAFIIFFAHLLFALPFITNWYFAVILVIMIGISFSLVPCAMWPSVSKIIPDKQLGSAYAGIFWLQNLVALFLLPTAMGFILEKYCITAYNGKVPIYDYSLPMLIFMSLGVLAVVFAFLLKAEDKKKGYGLELPNAKN
- a CDS encoding GSCFA domain-containing protein, with translation MSEFRTIIDVPKSKFELSYHTKSMFIGSCFTESIGEKLEELKFPIDINPFGIVYNPTSIKNCLEILIDKSIFKKENLQSYNEQWFSFFHHGRFSNSNIDECLNNINERIEYSSEFLKSSEFLFITFGTAWIYKLRTTGKTVANCHKLPENNFDKKILSVEEIVGEYKILITSLLKFNPKLKIIFTISPVRHWKDGAFGNQVSKATLILAINKLLDLFKNTKYFPSYEILMDDLRDYRFYADDMLHPNNTAVNYVFEKFSQMYFDEETIKIISEIEKINKDLKHKPFNNNTKSYQNFIEKIKIQKEKLISKHPFIKF
- a CDS encoding spore surface glycoprotein BclB; the encoded protein is MKKYILITLKVILSYLVILFAQTTFAQNNVGIGTTTPDPSAVLHLDAIDKGFLVPRMTTAQRLAMIPLPPANALLVYDTEVPCFFYWDATAIPADKWISLCTLPGVTGPTGPQGATGDTGTAGPAGPTGPQGVSGVQGIQGIPGDTGPTGIQGTQGIQGITGGQGLQGVAGDTGPTGIQGTQGIQGNTGPQGPSGDKFATSDGVTCYTGPLAISPPDYTYIVGTGLAYTVGESVVIAFDATNFMIGNVVSYNPATGALTVTVTSITGLAGVTGYCTWQVNLNGAAGGQGPQGPQGLQGIQGPQGNTGPQGNAGPTGPQGPSGVQGPQGDIGVTGPQGNQGPTGAQGPMGAQGPIGAQGPTGAQGDAGPTGPTGVKGDTGTTGPTGSIGNTGPAGPTGPTGVKGDTGTTGPTGSIGNTGPAGPTGPTGVKGDTGTTGPTGSIGNTGPAGPTGPTGVKGDTGTTGPTGSIGNTGTEGPTGPTGVKGDTGTTGPTGVTGATGLGITSIGTQPDGTIFVVQPQSPFYIANNDTSMRVWRISGNADTDPSKHFIGTTNAKDWVIRTSNAERIRVLAGGNVGIGVVVPNEKLEVGGKIRANTVFNVNGTDGVTNVAAGTPTDVQVTGGIITSITKVAGYSGTIDVMDGDAIHTHHFTFTNGVLTGYSITP
- a CDS encoding urocanate hydratase produces the protein MNSDDFKNAILKGIPDELPEPHKYDTEINHAPKRKDILSKEEKKLALRNALRYFAQKHHKILADEFAKELLEYGRIYMYRFRPDYKIHARSIDEFPHKSKHTAAIMLMLSNNLDNAVAQHPHELITYGGNGAVFQNWAQYLLTMKYLAEMTDEQTLVLYSGHPLGLFPSHKEAPRVIVTNGMVIPNYSKPDDWEKFNALGVSQYGQMTAGSFMYIGPQGIVHGTTITVLNAGRRIKGGDGTLAGKVFVSSGLGGMSGAQPKAAVIAGAIGVIAEVNPKALKTRHSQGWVDEVYDNLAQLIQRIEKARTDKEAVSLGYLGNIVDLWEKFAKENIKIELGSDQTSLHNPFAGGYYPVTLGFEEAKEMLSKNPEKFKQEVYTSLKRQVAAINELTKKGMYFFDYGNAFLLEAGKAGADIFKPNGDFKYPSYVQDIMGPMCFDYGFGPFRWVCTSSKPEDLRTTDKIATDILEEIKKTAPKEIQQQLADNIHWIKAAEKNKLVVGSQARILYADCEGRIKIASAFNEAIRNGKISAPIVIGRDHHDVSGTDSPYRETSNIYDGSKFTADMAIQNVIGDSFRGATWVSIHNGGGVGWGEVINGGFGMVLDGTDDAERKLKIMLYWDVNNGIARRSWARNNEAMFAIKRAMQTEEKLKVTLPNLVDDEIIESLF